In Spirochaetota bacterium, the following are encoded in one genomic region:
- a CDS encoding glycoside hydrolase family 38 C-terminal domain-containing protein: MKLTVHIILNSHLDPVWLWTWPQGVDEVINTARTNCDVLDEYPDIVITRGEAWFYDVIKRLDPALFARVKEHVKNGRWHVIGGWWIQPDCNLPSAASFKRQAAVGKRFFREEFGIDVTIGYNVDSFGHAATLPDFFSDAGYDSYVMMRPQQHEKALPSNIFTWESPSEKCITTFRISNAYCTTGGIPYVEQNLVKTIEDADRRIGHTMCFIGAGDHGGGPTRKEIDWMIEHRHFAPDIELIFSHPRAFFDAVSRSGVTLPVVRDELQMHAVGCYSVVHRIKKEMRAAEDMALAAEQCMRTMPHDRNSEVAAETIASAWRHILFNQFHDILAGSSIRTAYDHAFDELGAAKTACRGIIIDSVRRKAIALAPSKEMQLLFANVRTDDFSGYVEFEPWTGAMNMSDEAGAAVPTQRIKAEATFKENRLIAHMSIPSGAAKVFRISYGDAPAAVAPVVRNDSSLSNGFVSVSLDAGGISSMGLYGGDSLIRGPIRIASIDDTSDTWSHGISGYTGAVSGMFNTETPWSVWNEGPLRTTMKNAMSLRSSSVLWQVYLQKDEPIIRMRLRVNWNDKQKIVKLLIPTGFAVTERIDGIPGGRIARPCNGQEYPVFDFVSLAGASSALAVVSRDIFAADVQPDGMLRLTLLRCPYYAHHDPHKVIEGDIRPITDQGEHEYEIALMPMKHPSFDVIAAEITRQTAPIMMAESTKGMPGR; this comes from the coding sequence ATGAAACTGACCGTGCATATCATCCTTAATTCGCATCTGGACCCCGTATGGCTCTGGACATGGCCTCAGGGTGTCGATGAGGTCATCAATACCGCACGGACGAACTGCGATGTCCTCGATGAATATCCCGACATCGTGATAACCCGCGGAGAAGCGTGGTTCTACGATGTCATCAAACGTCTCGATCCGGCACTTTTCGCTCGCGTCAAAGAACATGTAAAGAACGGACGGTGGCACGTCATCGGCGGCTGGTGGATACAGCCGGACTGCAATCTCCCTTCCGCTGCTTCATTCAAACGGCAGGCGGCGGTCGGCAAACGTTTCTTCAGGGAGGAATTCGGCATCGACGTCACTATCGGCTATAATGTCGACAGCTTCGGCCACGCAGCAACACTGCCGGATTTTTTCAGCGATGCGGGATATGACTCCTATGTGATGATGCGCCCGCAGCAGCATGAAAAGGCACTTCCGTCGAACATCTTCACCTGGGAATCGCCGTCGGAGAAGTGCATCACGACGTTTCGCATCAGCAATGCCTACTGCACTACCGGCGGTATTCCGTACGTTGAACAGAACCTGGTAAAAACCATCGAAGATGCCGATCGGCGCATCGGTCATACAATGTGCTTTATAGGTGCAGGAGATCATGGCGGCGGCCCGACGCGCAAGGAGATCGATTGGATGATCGAACACCGTCACTTCGCGCCGGATATTGAACTTATATTCAGCCATCCGCGGGCGTTCTTTGATGCGGTCAGCCGCTCGGGCGTAACGCTTCCGGTGGTCAGGGATGAACTGCAGATGCATGCGGTCGGCTGTTACAGCGTCGTTCACCGTATAAAAAAGGAGATGCGCGCCGCTGAGGACATGGCGCTCGCCGCCGAGCAATGCATGCGCACGATGCCCCATGACAGGAATTCAGAGGTCGCCGCTGAGACGATAGCGTCGGCATGGCGTCACATCCTCTTTAATCAATTCCACGACATACTTGCGGGAAGTTCCATACGCACTGCGTACGATCACGCGTTCGATGAGCTCGGTGCGGCCAAGACGGCGTGCAGAGGCATCATCATCGACAGCGTTCGAAGAAAGGCGATAGCACTTGCACCGTCAAAAGAGATGCAGCTCCTGTTCGCGAACGTTCGGACAGATGATTTCAGCGGCTATGTCGAATTCGAGCCATGGACCGGAGCGATGAACATGAGCGACGAGGCCGGTGCGGCGGTGCCCACCCAGCGGATCAAAGCCGAGGCGACATTCAAGGAGAACCGGCTCATCGCGCATATGTCCATTCCCTCCGGTGCCGCGAAGGTTTTCCGCATTTCGTACGGCGATGCTCCGGCAGCGGTAGCACCCGTGGTGCGCAATGACAGCTCCCTTTCGAACGGTTTTGTCTCGGTATCGCTTGATGCGGGCGGTATTTCATCGATGGGTTTGTACGGCGGTGACAGCCTTATCCGCGGCCCTATACGCATCGCATCGATTGACGACACCTCCGATACATGGTCGCATGGTATCAGTGGATACACGGGTGCGGTAAGCGGCATGTTCAACACCGAAACGCCATGGAGCGTCTGGAACGAAGGTCCGCTGCGGACGACGATGAAAAATGCCATGTCGCTGAGATCATCATCCGTGCTCTGGCAGGTCTATCTTCAGAAGGATGAGCCCATCATCCGTATGCGGCTTCGTGTCAATTGGAATGATAAACAGAAAATAGTGAAACTGCTCATCCCCACGGGGTTCGCGGTCACGGAGCGAATTGACGGCATCCCCGGCGGACGCATCGCGCGTCCATGCAATGGCCAGGAATATCCGGTGTTCGATTTTGTCTCGCTTGCCGGCGCATCATCAGCACTCGCAGTCGTGAGCCGCGATATCTTCGCTGCAGATGTACAGCCCGATGGCATGCTGCGGCTTACCCTCCTCCGCTGCCCCTACTATGCGCATCACGACCCACATAAGGTGATCGAAGGCGATATACGTCCGATAACCGATCAGGGTGAGCATGAATATGAGATAGCGCTCATGCCGATGAAGCATCCGTCATTCGATGTCATTGCCGCGGAGATAACCCGTCAGACGGCCCCGATAATGATGGCAGAGTCGACGAAAGGTATGCCTGGCCGATAG
- a CDS encoding beta-galactosidase, with protein sequence MRTFSWNSQSYLIDGKPAFLVSGEFHYFRVPKGDWEKRLLLFKKAGGNCVATYIPWILHEPTEGRILFSDVPERDLEGFLTLCRTLGLFVIARPGPYQYSELRYDGLPVWLCDNYPDLRAKTMDGKDIRRSSISYLHPLFLEKTKHWFDAACPIIANHTIAKDGPVIMAQLDNELAGIHEWFGSLDYNREAMGIGISDGRYPAFLARTYATINALNAACGTAYDSFTQVLPSSKSDTRESLRIMTDYREFYFSAIAEYMATLSQWMQGYGIDCTFCHNSGNPGMNAYFRNARSPALRDFVLGSDHYYNLNLDWEQNNPTPKYAGGIFLSLEMLRAMNMPPTVFELPAGSLSDWPPITSGDLAACYMTNTAFGMKGCNYYIFTGGINPANAGATGTVYDYSAPISADGKIRPSYHMMKRYNGFLRKNAWLAQAHRAGDIAIGFDWDIARRRAIPDTTGMFGASAAYEFMQKGLFLSASAASFSPNYVDLHSDVLFALAHTPLFVSATDAMAASVQRRLVEFVKLGGALCIAPIIPTLDEHYRPCTILIDFLGSPETEKLTVQSPRVNVGPVETIFMNGGLFACVRRPLSAEAIAFEDTTHSEIGWEKAVGEKGGKVLFLGFHWKQGNREHEAMLRFIAKSLGRNFPLIHCDNPNILTSLRVKDKRAMLFVMNLFTSQQRVKIALQTLDRKGQLKRRTIFSASVPPMTVRAVRSPSL encoded by the coding sequence ATGCGCACGTTCTCATGGAACAGTCAGTCCTATCTGATAGACGGCAAGCCGGCCTTCCTTGTGTCGGGCGAATTCCATTACTTCCGTGTGCCGAAAGGCGATTGGGAAAAGCGCCTGCTGCTTTTCAAGAAGGCCGGCGGCAATTGTGTCGCCACCTATATCCCCTGGATACTCCATGAACCGACGGAAGGCCGCATCCTCTTTTCCGACGTCCCTGAACGCGACCTTGAGGGATTCCTTACGCTCTGCAGAACGCTCGGTCTTTTCGTCATCGCCCGCCCCGGGCCGTATCAGTATTCGGAACTCCGCTACGACGGACTGCCCGTGTGGCTCTGCGATAATTACCCGGACCTCCGCGCAAAAACGATGGACGGAAAGGATATCCGCCGATCATCGATATCCTATCTCCACCCGCTCTTCCTTGAAAAGACGAAACACTGGTTCGATGCCGCCTGCCCTATCATCGCGAACCACACCATCGCGAAGGACGGCCCCGTCATCATGGCGCAGCTGGACAATGAGCTTGCCGGCATACATGAATGGTTCGGCTCGCTCGATTATAACCGCGAGGCTATGGGCATCGGCATTTCGGATGGCAGATATCCCGCATTCCTTGCCCGCACATACGCGACCATCAATGCGCTCAATGCGGCCTGCGGCACCGCGTACGATTCATTCACACAGGTACTGCCGTCGTCAAAGTCCGACACGCGTGAGTCACTGCGCATCATGACGGATTACCGCGAGTTCTATTTCTCCGCCATCGCCGAATATATGGCGACGCTCTCGCAGTGGATGCAGGGCTACGGCATCGACTGCACGTTCTGCCATAATTCCGGCAATCCGGGAATGAACGCCTATTTCCGCAATGCGAGATCGCCCGCTTTGCGCGACTTCGTCCTCGGGTCCGATCATTACTACAATCTCAACCTCGATTGGGAGCAGAACAATCCCACGCCGAAATACGCCGGCGGGATATTCCTCTCGCTTGAGATGCTCCGTGCCATGAACATGCCGCCCACCGTGTTCGAACTCCCCGCAGGCAGCCTCTCCGACTGGCCGCCCATCACGAGCGGCGACCTCGCCGCCTGCTACATGACCAACACCGCCTTCGGGATGAAGGGATGCAATTACTACATTTTCACCGGGGGCATCAATCCTGCGAATGCCGGCGCCACCGGCACCGTATACGATTACAGTGCGCCGATATCCGCCGACGGGAAGATCCGCCCATCGTATCACATGATGAAGCGCTACAACGGCTTCCTCAGGAAGAACGCGTGGCTCGCGCAGGCGCATCGCGCAGGAGATATCGCCATCGGATTCGATTGGGATATCGCCCGGCGGAGGGCCATACCCGATACTACCGGCATGTTCGGTGCATCCGCGGCGTATGAATTCATGCAGAAGGGGCTCTTCCTCTCCGCATCGGCAGCGTCGTTCTCACCGAATTATGTCGATCTCCATTCCGATGTTCTCTTCGCCCTGGCGCACACGCCGCTTTTCGTATCCGCGACCGACGCCATGGCGGCATCCGTTCAGCGTCGTCTTGTCGAATTCGTGAAGCTCGGCGGGGCTCTGTGCATAGCGCCGATAATACCGACGCTCGATGAGCATTATCGCCCCTGCACGATATTGATCGATTTTCTCGGCAGCCCCGAAACGGAGAAACTCACGGTGCAAAGCCCGCGTGTCAACGTCGGCCCGGTCGAAACGATTTTCATGAACGGCGGACTTTTCGCATGCGTGCGCCGGCCGCTCTCCGCAGAAGCGATAGCGTTCGAAGATACGACGCACTCCGAGATAGGCTGGGAAAAGGCCGTCGGCGAGAAAGGCGGGAAGGTGCTCTTCCTCGGCTTTCACTGGAAGCAGGGCAATCGCGAACATGAGGCGATGCTGCGCTTCATCGCAAAGTCGCTCGGGCGGAATTTCCCGCTCATCCACTGCGACAATCCGAACATACTGACCTCCCTGCGCGTCAAGGACAAACGGGCGATGCTTTTCGTCATGAACCTCTTCACCTCGCAGCAGCGTGTGAAAATAGCGCTGCAGACACTCGACAGGAAAGGACAGCTGAAACGCCGCACCATATTCTCAGCGAGCGTACCGCCGATGACCGTACGCGCCGTACGTTCACCGTCTCTATGA
- the ispH gene encoding 4-hydroxy-3-methylbut-2-enyl diphosphate reductase, protein MRIEIGKYAGFCRGVKHAVDTVFQVARSTDNVLTDGELIHNPQTLSQLTEHGVRELSGSDDLSGNTVIVRAHGITPERMHELKSRAKHVVNLTCRDVAKVQGIIKKHDASGGAVVIFGKADHPEVIGLRGFARTSYVVQNEADVASLPVLTKPLFVSQTTMEMAAFAALAERMAARFPGIVIINTICNATELRQREVAEMAARNDCIIVVGGAASSNTKRLVEIAARTVTTFAVESAEAIHTLDLRKKGYRRIGITAGASTPDWLIEEVASAVRENASHPLFRIAEDILRFIIYTNLFPAAGVLLIPFAVADITGRRYPINIALIAALYYFAMSVFNNYTNRAGLRASDRIRYDFVYRFRIVFLVAFLASGGAVVAASYLYGLNIFMLTAFAVVLGLGYNASYLPMPGGERRLLFFRLKNVPAFKSLVISTALTVLVNGLIIVDDRSVLIDHHFAFLFSGALVFCVMFTRQTLLELKTAQSDRIAGVTGLLSLVRPRHLMISLIVLQACMLAAMTAGIIAGLYPLQKIVYFIPVLFNGVLILFARNRTILRSKYAYEFLIDSNLWITGVIGIL, encoded by the coding sequence ATGCGCATTGAAATAGGAAAATACGCCGGCTTCTGCCGCGGCGTAAAGCATGCCGTCGATACCGTCTTTCAGGTCGCCCGGTCGACCGACAATGTCCTCACCGACGGCGAGTTGATACACAATCCGCAGACACTTTCGCAATTGACCGAACACGGCGTTCGTGAACTTTCCGGTTCGGACGATCTGTCGGGAAACACCGTCATCGTCCGCGCGCACGGCATCACCCCGGAGCGCATGCATGAGCTTAAGTCGCGCGCGAAGCATGTCGTCAATCTCACCTGCCGCGATGTCGCAAAGGTGCAGGGCATCATAAAAAAACACGATGCTTCGGGGGGCGCGGTCGTCATTTTCGGGAAGGCCGATCACCCCGAGGTCATAGGCCTTCGCGGTTTTGCGCGCACATCCTACGTCGTTCAGAACGAAGCGGACGTGGCATCGCTCCCGGTGCTCACGAAGCCGCTCTTCGTCTCGCAGACGACGATGGAGATGGCCGCGTTCGCTGCGCTGGCAGAAAGGATGGCGGCACGTTTCCCCGGCATCGTCATAATCAATACGATCTGCAACGCGACCGAACTCCGTCAGCGCGAGGTCGCCGAAATGGCCGCGCGCAACGACTGCATCATCGTCGTCGGCGGTGCGGCGAGCTCGAACACGAAACGGCTCGTGGAAATAGCCGCCCGCACGGTCACCACCTTCGCGGTGGAGTCGGCGGAAGCGATACACACGCTCGATCTCAGAAAAAAGGGGTATCGCCGCATCGGGATAACCGCGGGTGCGTCCACGCCGGACTGGCTCATCGAGGAAGTGGCGTCCGCCGTCCGCGAGAACGCATCGCATCCGCTCTTCCGCATCGCAGAGGACATACTTCGATTCATCATCTATACGAACCTTTTCCCGGCAGCGGGGGTACTCCTCATCCCCTTCGCGGTCGCCGACATCACCGGACGCCGGTATCCGATCAACATCGCCCTCATCGCCGCACTCTACTACTTCGCCATGTCGGTGTTCAACAACTACACCAATCGCGCGGGGCTTCGAGCGAGCGACCGCATCCGCTACGATTTCGTCTACCGATTCCGCATCGTGTTCCTTGTCGCCTTCCTCGCATCCGGCGGTGCTGTCGTGGCGGCATCGTATCTCTACGGACTGAACATCTTCATGCTCACCGCCTTCGCCGTCGTCCTCGGCCTCGGCTACAACGCCAGTTATCTCCCCATGCCCGGGGGCGAACGCCGCCTTCTCTTCTTCCGCCTTAAGAACGTACCGGCGTTCAAATCGCTCGTCATCTCAACGGCGCTTACCGTGCTCGTCAACGGCCTTATCATCGTTGATGACAGAAGCGTGCTCATCGATCACCATTTCGCCTTCCTCTTTTCCGGCGCGCTCGTGTTCTGCGTCATGTTCACGCGTCAGACGCTCCTCGAACTGAAAACGGCACAGAGCGACCGCATTGCAGGAGTTACGGGCCTCCTCTCGCTCGTTCGCCCGCGTCATCTCATGATATCCCTCATTGTCCTCCAGGCATGCATGCTCGCGGCGATGACCGCCGGCATCATCGCAGGCCTCTACCCCCTGCAGAAGATCGTCTATTTCATACCGGTGCTTTTCAACGGCGTCCTCATCCTCTTCGCACGCAATCGAACGATACTCCGTTCGAAATACGCCTATGAATTCCTCATCGACTCCAATCTCTGGATAACCGGCGTCATCGGCATCCTGTGA
- the rpmB gene encoding 50S ribosomal protein L28 has translation MARSCDICGKGTLRGNRVSHSNRKTRRIFQINLHPVKANVKGKVKRIRVCTGCLSANKVVKAV, from the coding sequence ATGGCCCGCTCATGCGATATATGCGGCAAAGGCACACTGCGGGGCAACCGCGTAAGCCATTCGAACCGCAAGACACGGCGCATTTTCCAGATCAATCTGCACCCGGTAAAGGCGAACGTGAAAGGCAAAGTAAAACGCATCCGTGTCTGCACCGGCTGCCTCTCGGCGAACAAGGTGGTCAAGGCCGTATAA
- a CDS encoding tetratricopeptide repeat protein gives MANDIDPLIKASKLLHARRYAEAKRILLDAVIKSPRNAEAHALLAHAALSLKQYEEAKPFIEKALFLSRMNTSALLAEGYRNLVIGNVEEALRAYVRVLEIDPRNITAKANIDRIRTFDSIDEEIPYLKPHDYLTPPMISVDVRSLPRGYIIGGALLVLVIVLGVIIAVNQRNIARTISRVLPTDTSDPIAEK, from the coding sequence ATGGCGAACGATATCGATCCATTGATAAAAGCATCGAAACTCCTTCATGCGAGACGCTATGCAGAGGCCAAACGCATACTCCTTGATGCCGTGATAAAAAGCCCGCGCAATGCCGAGGCGCACGCACTTCTGGCGCATGCGGCGTTGTCGCTTAAGCAGTATGAAGAGGCCAAGCCCTTCATCGAGAAGGCGCTGTTCTTAAGCCGTATGAACACGAGCGCTTTGCTTGCCGAGGGGTACCGTAATCTTGTCATCGGCAATGTCGAGGAAGCGCTTCGTGCGTATGTCCGCGTGCTCGAGATAGACCCGCGCAATATCACCGCGAAAGCGAATATCGATCGCATACGGACGTTCGACAGCATCGATGAGGAAATACCGTACCTGAAGCCGCACGATTATCTGACGCCGCCCATGATATCGGTCGATGTCCGCAGTCTCCCCCGAGGCTACATCATCGGCGGTGCTTTGCTTGTGCTCGTCATCGTTCTCGGTGTGATTATAGCCGTGAATCAGAGGAACATCGCCCGGACCATCTCCCGCGTACTGCCGACGGATACAAGCGATCCCATAGCGGAAAAG
- a CDS encoding uroporphyrinogen decarboxylase family protein, which yields MRQADFSNLVKVLKKERPSRATLFEFIMNGPVMEHFTGEKHPDPKDMEAVMKFRIKAFAAVGYDFASVHGSLFGFPKNTNIERKNSISLESQKVISSRADFEKYQWPDPDAFDYSALGKMKKHLPDGMKLFVFSPGGLLENVMGLVGYEGLCFMMVDDPALVQELFDAVGSRFIRYYENVLRYDTVGACMFNDDWGFKTQTMLSTDDMKKFVVPWHKRVVETIHKYNRLAVLHSCGNLKNVMDDIIDTIGYDGKHSYEDAIMPVEEAYDEYKGRIGIMGGIDVDFLCRASKKEIEQRTEKMLARTADKGGYAVGAGNSFTHYIPIENYMAMVDVAMRN from the coding sequence ATGAGACAAGCGGATTTTTCCAATCTGGTGAAAGTGCTGAAAAAAGAGCGCCCCTCGCGGGCCACGCTCTTCGAATTCATTATGAACGGCCCGGTGATGGAGCATTTCACCGGTGAGAAGCATCCTGATCCAAAGGACATGGAAGCGGTGATGAAATTCCGCATCAAGGCGTTCGCCGCCGTCGGATACGACTTCGCGAGCGTACACGGTTCGCTCTTCGGCTTCCCGAAGAATACGAACATCGAACGGAAGAATTCCATATCGCTTGAATCGCAGAAGGTCATTAGCTCACGTGCCGACTTTGAGAAATATCAATGGCCGGACCCGGATGCGTTCGATTATTCCGCGCTCGGGAAAATGAAAAAGCATCTCCCGGACGGGATGAAGCTTTTCGTATTCTCGCCCGGCGGCCTGCTCGAGAATGTCATGGGACTTGTCGGCTACGAAGGGTTGTGCTTTATGATGGTGGATGACCCCGCTCTTGTGCAGGAACTGTTCGACGCTGTCGGATCGCGCTTCATACGCTACTATGAGAACGTGCTCCGCTACGACACCGTCGGTGCATGCATGTTCAATGACGACTGGGGTTTCAAGACGCAGACCATGCTCTCAACCGATGACATGAAGAAATTCGTCGTTCCGTGGCACAAGCGCGTGGTCGAAACGATACATAAGTATAACCGTCTTGCCGTTCTTCATTCCTGCGGCAATCTGAAGAATGTCATGGATGATATCATCGATACCATCGGCTATGACGGCAAGCACTCCTATGAGGATGCCATCATGCCGGTAGAGGAGGCGTACGACGAGTACAAGGGGCGCATCGGCATCATGGGCGGCATCGACGTCGATTTTCTCTGCCGCGCGTCGAAGAAAGAGATCGAGCAGCGTACGGAAAAAATGCTTGCGCGAACGGCCGACAAAGGCGGGTACGCGGTAGGCGCGGGGAACAGCTTCACGCATTATATCCCCATCGAGAACTATATGGCGATGGTCGACGTGGCGATGCGGAATTGA
- a CDS encoding uroporphyrinogen decarboxylase family protein translates to MTSRERFVRTLTGEKVDRVPFMKIFGGVNASHAHWENEHPGIRTTIDTLLQFEGANRGWAPVPVNMDPSRMYPARTIEEKENIVIQDRGDGTIVQWYKGGDYARHTIGWPIKDRKTWEAYKEKHLDPNDASRFPANWKALAAEYKTRDYPLQLTHRGVYGFPRERMGDENLALAFYDMPDVVHDIMNYYTDMAIAVWEKMCADVEFDVIECWEDMASKNGSLISPEMFREFMTPCYEKIADFAKRHNIKVILVDSDGLVENLTGLMQEGGVTAMYPYEVLAGNDPFRVRKKYPTMGIVGGLRKEAMIDGKDAIDKEIKKAKEMIKLGRCIPGPDHFVLKVVNFREYRYFMEKLREVVMTTAPGT, encoded by the coding sequence ATGACATCACGCGAACGCTTCGTCAGGACGCTGACCGGCGAGAAGGTCGATCGCGTACCCTTTATGAAGATATTCGGCGGGGTGAATGCATCGCATGCACATTGGGAGAACGAGCACCCCGGCATACGCACGACGATAGATACGCTCCTTCAATTCGAAGGCGCCAATCGCGGCTGGGCGCCGGTGCCGGTGAACATGGACCCATCGCGGATGTATCCGGCACGGACAATAGAAGAAAAGGAGAACATCGTCATTCAGGATCGCGGCGACGGTACCATTGTGCAGTGGTACAAGGGCGGCGATTACGCGCGTCATACGATAGGCTGGCCGATAAAGGACAGAAAGACCTGGGAGGCATACAAGGAGAAGCATCTCGATCCGAACGATGCATCGCGCTTTCCCGCGAACTGGAAGGCGTTGGCCGCCGAGTACAAGACGCGCGATTATCCGCTGCAGCTTACCCATCGCGGTGTATACGGATTTCCGCGAGAGCGCATGGGCGATGAGAACCTCGCGCTTGCGTTCTACGATATGCCGGATGTCGTGCACGATATCATGAACTATTATACCGACATGGCCATCGCCGTCTGGGAAAAGATGTGCGCCGATGTGGAATTCGATGTCATCGAATGCTGGGAGGATATGGCCTCGAAGAACGGTTCGCTCATATCGCCGGAGATGTTCCGCGAATTCATGACGCCGTGCTACGAGAAGATTGCGGATTTCGCCAAACGCCACAATATCAAAGTGATACTCGTCGATTCTGACGGCCTTGTCGAGAACCTCACCGGACTCATGCAGGAGGGCGGCGTTACCGCGATGTATCCGTACGAGGTGCTCGCGGGTAACGATCCGTTCCGTGTGCGGAAGAAATATCCCACCATGGGCATCGTCGGGGGGCTACGCAAAGAGGCGATGATAGACGGTAAAGACGCCATCGACAAAGAAATTAAAAAGGCGAAGGAGATGATAAAGCTCGGGCGTTGCATACCCGGGCCCGATCACTTCGTTCTCAAAGTGGTGAACTTCAGGGAGTATCGTTACTTCATGGAAAAGCTCCGCGAGGTTGTAATGACAACTGCTCCGGGGACGTGA